Proteins found in one Oncorhynchus gorbuscha isolate QuinsamMale2020 ecotype Even-year linkage group LG15, OgorEven_v1.0, whole genome shotgun sequence genomic segment:
- the LOC123996769 gene encoding epoxide hydrolase 4-like: MARVLNNLLLFTIRLTLKIRVLGYWSLIYGYCALCTAVALLKLWWSIILRPSATFQWGIRETPPACLNDTSLGTHCYVRIKESGLRFHYVAAGERGKPLMLFLHGFPEFWFSWRHQLREFKSEFRVVAIDMRGYGESDLPSSTESYRFDYLVTDVKDIVEYLGYNRCHLVGHDWGGTIAWLFAIHYPEMVTKLIVLNCPHPSVFSDYALRHPSQLLKSSYYFFFQLSRFPELMLSINDFKALKGLFTSRSTGIGRKGRWLTAEDMEAYLYAFSQPGALTGALNYYRNVFSSLPLSQNDVKSPVLLLWGERDAFLEQEMAEACRVYIRNHFRLNIISGASHWLQQDQPDIVNTLIWTFLKEGEGRKTYRN, from the exons ATGGCGAGAGTGCTCAACAACTTGCTCCTGTTTACAATCAGACTCACGTTGAAGATCCGAGTTTTAGGGTATTGGTCGTTGATATACGGTTATTGTGCCCTCTGCACTGCCGTAGCGCTGCTGAAACTTTGGTGGAGCATCATTTTAAGGCCGTCAGCCACCTTTCAGTGGGGAATTCGCGAAACTCCCCCTGCTTGCTTGAATGACACGTCCTTGGGAACCCACTGTTACGTTAGAATAAAG GAGTCTGGTCTGAGGTTTCACTATGTCgctgctggagagagagggaaaccgcTCATGCTGTTTTTGCATGGCTTCCCGGAGTTCTG GTTTTCCTGGCGCCACCAGCTGCGTGAGTTTAAGAGTGAGTTCCGTGTGGTGGCCATTGACATGCGAGGTTATGGGGAGTCCGACTTGCCGTCATCCACAGAGAGCTACCGCTTTGATTACCTGGTCACAGACGTCAAGGACATTGTCGAATACCTAG gttACAACAGATGTCACCTGGTCGGCCATGATTGGGGAGGAACTATCGCCTGGCTGTTCGCCATCCACTACCCCGAGATGGTCACCAAACTCATCGTCCTAAACTGCCCCCATCCATCTGTCTTCAGTG ATTATGCCCTGCGTCATCCCAGTCAGCTGCTCAAGTCCAGCTACTACTTCTTCTTCCAGCTGTCTCGCTTCCCAGAGCTCATGCTCTCCATCAATGATTTCAAG GCACTGAAAGGTCTGTTCACCAGCCGTAGTACAGGGATTGGGAGGAAGGGTCGATGGCTCACTGCAGAGGACATGGAGGCCTATCTCTACGCCTTCTCCCAGCCAGGGGCCCTCACCGGGGCCCTCAACTACTACAGGAATGTCTTCAG TTCCCTCCCACTCAGCCAGAATGATGTCAAGTCCCCGGTGTTGTTGttgtggggtgagagagatgcCTTCCTGGAGCAGGAAATGGCTGAGGCGTGCCGTGTCTACATCAGGAATCACTTCCGACTCAACATCATCTCCGGGGCCAGCCACTGGCTACAGCAGGACCAGCCTGACATCGTCAACACACTCATATGGACCTTCCTCAAAGAGGGAGAGGGCCGCAAAACCTACAGGAACTGA